Below is a genomic region from Methanosphaera sp. ISO3-F5.
GTTTTAATAATGTTCTCTGTTAAATTTTCATTACATTTCTCTTGTAATATAATGAAGGGGGTTGTGATTCTGGAATTAATTTCCACAAAATAGATTTTCTTATCATGTATTATATAATCAATACCAACAAAACCTTTTAAACCGGGGACTTCTTTAATTATTCTCTTACTGATATCATATAATTCAGTTTTATAATCATGTTCTATAGGTGAAGTACATCCAATATATTCCAAGCAATTATTTTCACTTTTTATCATTTGGGAATTAACACTAATACAATTTACATCATCTTCATAACAAACTACACTAACACTAACTGATTCTCCAGAAAGATACTCTTGTATTAAAATAGTATTAATATTATTATCTGAATAAACATTCAAAACACTTTCAAATTCATCTTTGTTAGTAATGTGATAAATTAAATCAGAAGAAGTTCTATCATCAGGTTTAATAATAAAATTATACTTAAAATCTTCTTCAATTTTATTTAAATCAACAGAATCTCTCTTCATTTTCAAAGTATTAATTTTTAAAATATCATCAGGTATATTATTATATGTTAAATACTTACTGGAACAAACAAAAGATGCCCTAGAATCAGGACATAAAATTTTAATATTTTTCTCTTCCAATAAACTGGTGAGCCTATATTGAATCAAATTATCTTCAGGAGCAACAAATAAACAATAATCAAATTGATTAATATACGTATCTAACCATTCAAACAATTCACAATCCAAACAAATACTTTTACAATTTTCATAACTGAAAACATCTAATTTTTCATCGATTAAAAAATAAGTATCAAAAAAAGAAACATGTTCTAAATCATTTAAAAGTCCCCTTAACATATGAAAACCTTCAAAGACTAGATTATCATCTAAACACACACTAGAATATTCAAAAACAAGTAATTTCATGAGGAAAACCTTAATAGTCTATGTCACCTATTGCTTCAAATTTAATTCCAGCATTTCTAAATATATCAGAATCTAAAATTGGTCTGGTTGAAATGAATAATTTATTTTTTATCATATCAGGAGTAATCTCCTTATACATATCATGATCAGTCATCAATACCACACAATCACATGAAAGAACTTCTTCACAATCTACTGATTTAACATTAAACGATTCAATAATCTCATCTTTAACAAAAGGATCATTAACAAAAACATCAAAACCTTCATCTAATAATAAACCTATAAGATCTACGGATGGCGTTTCACGAATATCCTCAACATTTCCTTTATAAGCAATACCTAAAATACCAATAGTACTCTGACTGTTAATATTCTCATTATTCAAAATTAATTCAAGAACATGTTTCGGCATACCATTATTAATCATACGTGAATCCGAAATTAACTGTGCACTACCACCATATTTTTCAGCAACTTCTATTAAAAAATATGGATCAACAGGAATACAATGACCACCAACACCAGGGCCAGGTGTATGAATATTTACTCTAGGATGATAATTGGCAGCTTCTATCACTTCATTAATGTTCACGTCAATTTTTTCACAAATCAAAGCCAATTCATTACTTAAAGCAATGTTAACATCACGATAAGTGTTTTCCATTAATTTAACCATTTCTGCACTTGTAATGTTTTTTACTTTAATTATGTCTCCCTGAGTAATATTTGAATAAAGCTTGGCGGTTAAGTCAGCACTTTTATCATTGAAACCACCAACTATCCTAACATTATGAGTCATTTCATAAATAGTATTATTCGGCAAAGCCCTTTCAGGACTGTAAGCAAGATAAAAATCTTCACCACATTTTAATCCAGATTCTTCAAGTAACGGTTTAACAACATTAATTCCCGTTTCAGGAGGAACGGTACTTTCAATAATAACTAATTTTCCTTTTTTCAAACCTTTTTTGATACTTTCACAAGCAGAAACAACATAAGACAAATCTGCCTTTTTATCTTCATAAACAGGTGTGGGAACTATCACAATCAATATGTCAGATGCCCTCGCAGCATATTCTAAATCATCAGTAGCAGATAAAAAACCATTTTTAACAACCTTTTTAACCAAATCTTCAAGTCCTGGTTCGTCAAAAGTACATTTTCCTAAATTAAGGTTATCAACAATATTCTTGTTCACATCAGCACCTAATACCTTAATATTATTATCTGCAAGAATTGCTGCAGTAGGTAAGCCAATATGTCCTAGACCAAATATGCCTACTTTAATAGTATCAAAATTCACATTAATCATCCCGTTTATTTCAGTTGTTCAAATTTTTTAACAATAATAATTTTATCTTTTAAATCACTTGTATCTTCAATAAGTTCTGGAGTATTTTCATAAAATATTTGTTCTATAATATGGTTTTCATATTTTTCCTCAAATTCTTTAACAGTCATTTCTTCATCAATCACTTTAAGATAATAACCTTTAAAATCCATTATTTCCTCAGATTGTCTAATTTTCAATGAATTATTATTAAAACTGTCTTCAATAATATCAAGTATGATCTTGGAAGTATTTCCACTACCGTAAGGATTCACGGCTTTAACCATAGTTTCATAAACATTTTCATTGTTCAATATCTTTTCAATGTTGGTTTTTATTTCTTTTTCATCAGTTCCAGCTAGTATGTTTCCGCCAGCACTTATAGTTTCTGGACGTTCAGTATTGTATCTGAGAGTTACACATGGTATGTTTAATGTGATGGCTTCTTCCTGAACTCCACCGGAATCTGTTAATATCATTCTACTATTGGATAATAAGTATAGAAAATCAAGGTAACCTAAAGGTTTTGTAATCTGAATATGTTTACTGTTTGCTATTTGATCATATAATCCATTAGTTTCTAAAGATTTCCGGGTATGTGGATGAAGAGGGAAAACAATGTCATGTTCTAATTTTATTAAACAGTTTATAATATTTCTTAAACGTTCCGGATTATCAACATTTTCCGCTCGGTGTAATGTTAATGCAATATAGTTTTCAAATTTAATATAATTTGCAACATCACTTTTTTCTAAGGCAATGTCTAAGTTTCTTTGACATGCATCAACAATACTATTTCCAGTAACGTGTATACTGTTATGATTAATTCCCTCGTTCTGTAAATTTATTGCTGTTTCTACAGTAGGAACAAAGAATAAGGTAGAACAATTATCTGCCAGTATCCTATTAGTTTCCTCTGGCATATCCTTATCAAATGATCTAAGTCCTGCTTCAACATGACCTACAGGTATTTTAAGCTTATTTGCTGCTAATGCACCAGCTAAAACAGCATTAGTATCTCCCTGCACTAACACAATATCTATCTTCTCATTAACCAGTATCTCTTCTAACTTTACAATAATCTTACTAACTTGCTGAATTGCAGTATTGGAACCGATTCCTATATTATATTTTGGCAATGGAAGATTTAAATCTGAAAAAAATTGCTTTGACATTTCTATATCATAATGTTGTCCTGTATGTATTATTACACATTCATGATTTCTATTACTGATTTCATCAATAATCGAGGACATTTTAATAATTTCGGGTCTTGTACCCAATACAACACCAATCTTCATATAACATCACTTATATTTTGCTTAATAATTTCATCATTTTTAAATTTGTTAATTTCTCTTGGTTATGGTAAATATATTGCTTCTGTAATTCCGTTATTAATTTATTTTTAGAATATTCACAATCCTTAAATTTAATATTTTTATAATCCATATCACTAAGAATTAAACCATTAGCAGGAGAAGGCTGTAACCTAATTCTTTCCCTTAAGTCAATTGGTTCAAACAATCTTTTAAAATCATTTAAATCAAGCTTTCCTTGACCAATCCACATTAAAGAAGTCACCATCTTTCTTACCATATTCCATAGAAAACTTTCCCCTATAACTTTAAAAATTAACAAATTATCTTCAACAAATAGTTGCATGTCAAAAATTTTTCTATTAGGATTTTTTTCATTACGTTTAGAAAAGTTTCTAAAGTTGTGTTCTCCAATAAAGTATTGCATAGCCTCTTTCATCTGATCTATATCTAATTTATTTTCTTCAAAAGGTGTTAATGGTTGAACATAAGTATAAGTTCTGGATAAGGGGAATCTTACTTTAAACCCATAAGGCACTTTAGCTTCTCCAATAATCTTAACATCTTTAGGCAATAAACCATTCAAATAATTTAATCTTATTTCCTCATCAGTAATAAATGAAATAACATTACCCGTAGAATGCACTCCTTTATCAGTTCTACCAGCAACAGAATAATGTGCTTTCCAAGTATCTGTTATCACTCCCGCTTCAAAAAAAGCTTTTAAAAGTTCTCCCTCAACTGTACGATAATCCGGTTGACGTTGATAACCATGAAAGTTAGTACCGATATAAGCAATTTTTAATGCAACTCTTCTCATAGATTACAATTCTCAAAAATTTATTAATACTTATTATGTATCTTATGTTTTAAATTAATTAGGGATAGATTAGAAAATTAAATGTAATTAATATAACATACTAATATTTATAAGAATAATTAAAAAGAGTTGATTTCATGATAATAATTCCTGCAGTAGACCTTAAAAATGGTAAATGTGTTCAATTAGTTCAAGGAGAACCAGGAACTGAACAAGTAATAATAGATAATCCTGATGAAGTAGCAATGCACTGGATTAATAAAGGCGCAAAAAGGTTACATATAGTAGATTTGGATGGTGCATTAGGCAGTGGAGAAAACCTTGAAATAGTTAAAAAAATTATCCAAAAATCCGAAGTACCTATACAAATGGGTGGAGGAATAAGGACAATAGAAGATGCAAAAAAATTACTTGAGTCTGGAATTAATACCGTAATAATAGGGACAATGGCTATAAAAAATCCGGAGTATATAACACAACTATCTGAGGAATATGGTTCAGAGAGAATCTGTGTTTCATTAGATAGTAAAGATAATAAAGTTGTAACTCATGGATGGACAGAATATACAGATAAATCACCAGTAGACTATGCTAAAATTTTTGAAGAAAAAGGTGCTGGTTCAATATTATTTACGAATGTTGATGTTGAAGGATTACTTGGTGGTGTTGATTTAAAACCAGTTAAGGAATTATTGTCTAATATAAATATTCCAATCATCTATTCTGGTGGAATAACATCATTAAATGACTTGAAAATTTTATCAGAATTGGGCACTGATTATGTTGTCATTGGATCAGCATTATATAAAGGTTTAATTAATTTCGAAGACACACTTAAATTTCAAAAATGATATGGGGGAAATGATAATATTAAAGTAATGGCTTCCGGAACATTTGATATTTTACATCCTGGGCATGTTTTTTATTTAGAAGAAGCAAAAAAGTTGGGTGGAACCAAAGCGGAATTATTTGTTATAATTGCAACAGATAAAACAGTTGAAAAACATAAACGAATACCTATCATGCCACAAGACCAAAGAGCAGAATTAATATCAAAATTAGAAATAGTTGATAAAGTTTTCATAGGTAATGAAGGAAATCCTTTTAAAATAGTTCAAGAAATTCAACCAGATATTATAGCAATAGGTCCTGATCAAAAATTTTCTCCAATAAAACTACAAAAACAACTAGAAGATATAGGTTTAAGAATTAAAGTAGTTAAAATTGAAGATTATAAGAAATTTGAATTGGATAGTACTTGTAAAATCATTAAAAAAATTAAACAAACCCATTTTGATGAAAAAGTTTTCGAAGACTGTGATTAATTTTTTGTACTAAAAATTAATATACTGTATTAAATATAAATAGTAATATTATATTTTACGTTAATTTTAAGGAGATATCTTCATGGTAGCAAAGAAATATTATGACATATTATTAAAAATAACCGATATTATGAACGAAAAAGGTGCTGGTGATGACGATAAGCCAGGAATAATTTATATTCGTAACGAAGCAGAATGTTACACCATAGGTACTCGTTATTATGATGAAGAAATAGCAAACTACTTAGATGAAGTAGTTGACGATTGGACTGGTGAAGAATCTACTCTTAAAAAGAAATCTAAAAAACGATCTAAAAAACAGGATAAAGTTGAAGAATTATATTATCTATGGAAATTAAACTTACCTGAATAATTTTTCAATTTCCCAACCTATTTTTTCAAGATATGTTTATCAAATACTATTTTTTTCAATACTTATTTTAACTAAGAACATTAAATCTAATTCTAGAATTACATTATTAGGGGCATGTGATTCAATGCTAGAAAAAATTTATTATAAAACATTAGATAATGAAATAACTCCACAAATTGCTTTAGATTTGGTTCACTCAGAAAATCAATTTGAATTATTTGATACTGCAGATAGATTAAGAAAAACAATTGTAGGAGAAAAAGTAACCTATGTGGTTAATAAGGCGATAGACATAACAGACCATTGTATCATTGGATGTAAATTTTGTTCTTTTAGGAATCATGAAAATTATATGATGACCAATGAAGAAATATCTGATAGTATATTACAAGCAAAATCCGTTGGAGCCACAGAAATATGTTTGTTTGGTGGCATAACCAAGGACATGGATATAAACTATTACTGTGATTTAATAAAGAATATTAAAGATAATTATGATATATGTTTGCATGCTTTAAGTCCTGCAGAAGTTTTTCAAACAGCTAAAAATTCTGATATAACAACATATGAAGCATTAAAATTATTAAAAGATGCAGGTATGGATACGATGACGGGAGCATCTGCAGAAATTTTAGTTGATTCAATTCGTCAACAAATATGTCCAAATAAGTTAACTACCAATGAATGGGCTCAAGTAGTAAAAGAAGCACATCAATTAGGAATTCCAACCACATCCACAATAATGTATGGTAGTATAGAATCATGGGAAGATAGAATTAATCACATGTTTTTACTTAAAGAAATCCAGGAAGAAACTAAGGGATTTACAGAATTTGTACCTATGACATTTCTTGGAGAAAATAATGAACTGGGAAAAATATCAAATGGTGCAACAGGCATTGAAGACTTGAAAGTTCATGCAATATCCAGGATTATTTTTGGAAATGTTATTCCTAATATTCAAGTTTCATGGGTTAAATTAGGTCTTAGGATGACACAAGTTGCTTTAAATTGTGGAGCAAATGATATTGGTGGGACAATGATTGAAGATAAAATATCCACAGCTGCAGGTGGTGGTTATGGTGGCTATTTATCTGTTGAAAAGATTCATCAATTAATCAATGATATTGGCCGAATTCCACAAGAACGTACAACTAAGTATGAATTCTTATAATATCTATTTTTTTTTCAAAAAAAAAGTTTCCTTAAAGAGGGATGGGTGGAGAAATTTTATAATTGTTTGTTAAGCATTTTTGTTTTTTCTTGTGAAGTTAATTTATCCACAATGTCTTCTGGTTTTCCATGATCTAATAATTTTCCATCTCTCATTAGTGCTGCAGTATCACAACATTCTAGAACAAAGTCCATATCGTGTGAAATGATAATGAAAGTTTGATCTAATTCTTCACGTGCATTTAATATTGATTCAGTAACATGTCTTCTTGTAATTGGGTCCATTGTTCCTGTTGGTTCATCTAAAATTACGATGTTAGGTTCTTTGATTAATACTTGTGCAATTGCAACTCTGTGACGTTCTCCTCCACTCATCTGGTCAGGATATTTTTCTAATAGTGAAGCTGCTTCTTCTTCTTTAAATCCAACAGCGGTTAAAACGTGTAATGATTTCATTTTTGCAAATTCGGATGGTAAATCTAAACTAATTGCATCAGTTAAGTTTCCAAGAATTGTTTTATATGGATATAAACTGAAATCTTGATGTAATAAGCCTATGTGTGGTGTTACACGACCTCTATGTTGTGGTCCTTTTTGTGAGATATCTATCCATTCCTCACCTAGTCTAACTTCTATTTCTCTATCACTAGGTTCAACTAATCCTGCAATTACTTTGGAAAGTGTTGTTTTTCCAGCACCACTTAAACCTACTATACTTGCTATTTCACCTTCATTAATGGTTAATGTTACTCCATCCACTGATTTAACTACTCCTCTTGATACAGAGAAATAATATTTTTTTAAGTCAGTCATTTTAATTAATGGATCACCTATAGCTACTGCTTCATGTTTTGGTGGCAATGGTATTTCTTCAACAAATTCTGCTACTATCTCTGATGGATTTCCTTCTTCTTTTATTTCTCCATTTTCTAGCCATATAACCCGATCAGATAAGTCTTCTATTACTTCTGGCCAGTGTGAGTTGATAATCATTGTAATATTTTTATCTTTAACTCCACTTAATAAAGCATTATGTAACAATGTAGCAGTTTTTGGATCCAATGTTCCTGTTGGTTCATCTGCTAGGAATAGCATTGGATTTTTTGCTAATTGTCTTGCAAGTACAATTCTTTGTTTTTCTCCACCACTTAAATCACGAGCAATATGTGTTGTTCGATGTTCCATCCTAGTCATTTTTAGTAATTCTATTGCCTTATTGATATTGTCTGGATCTCGTTGATCTTCGAATGATTTCATTATATTTTCTATAACGGTTTCTTCTTCGTATAATGCAAAAGTTCTCTGTAACATGATAGAAATTCGTCTTTTTATTGCAGCAAATTCAGAACGAGTACTTTTCCATAAGTTAATTTTTTGTTCTTTTAATCTTCCCCCACAAGAACATGGAGTATTTGCTTTTGAAGGAACATCTACATGTTCACATTCAGGACATATTGATATATTGTAAAAAATTTCTCCTTCATCTGGCTGGTATTCTGGTATCCCTCTTAACATATTAAGTAACACAGACTTACCTGAACCACTTCTTCCAAGAACTCCTAACACTTCTCCTTCATTTATTTCTAAATTAATATTTTTTAATACGGGAGTGTTATCAAAATTCTTTGTAACATTTTTAACTTCTATAAAACTCATTATTGCACCTAAAATTGAATTGTTATAATCATTTGTTAATTTACCATATCAAATTATTTTTTTGATTACTATTTATATGGAAGTATTTTTCTAGTTAATTAATATTATATTTTTTGAAATAAATGAATTTATCATTATTTATCATAACCTTTTTATTATATCTCAAATATAAACATAATATACAGAGTTTTTTTTAAGAGAACATATGTTAATTTTTCACATAATCTCAAAAGATTTATAAAGGTGGTAGCTATGCTTACTTCAGTACAAAAAGAGATATTACAAAGTTTAATTAATTTATATAGAAAATCTAAATGTACCTCTGTAAAATGTGAAAGTATAGCCGATTTGATGGGAAGAAATGCGGGTACTATCAGGAATCAAATGCAATCATTACGGAGTTTAGGTTTAGTTCAAGGAGTTCCTGGTCCAAGGGGTGGTTATAAGCCTACACTTGATGCTTATCATACATTAAACATAGAAAATGATCCTTGTGAAATACATGTTCCTATATTTGTAAATGATCAGGCTGTATCTGACATATCAGTTAACAAAATTGAATTTACTAATATCTTACGTCCAGGTGCATGTGAAGCAACAATCACAGTACTGGGGGATATTAAACAATTAGATTTAGATAATAAGATTAAAATAGGTCCAACTCCTGTAAACAACTTAACAGTTTTTGGAACAATTATTGGAAGAGATGATGTTGATAATGCATTATTACTCAAAACAGAGGGTATATTAAGTATACCTAATGTTCAAGTTAAAGATTTGGCTACTCCAATAACCTGTTCTATAGGTTATGATGAATCATTAACAGAAGTAACTAAACTGATGATTGAACACAATATTAAGGGAATACCAGTAATTGTGGATGATGAAATTAAAGGAATAGTTAAATATTCTGATGTTATTAAAATGGTTGCTGAAAACAAGTTTGAAGCTAAAGTAAAAGATTTCATTGATGAAGATGTTGCTATTGCTAAAGAAACAAATACTTTGATGCATAGTATGGGTACTTTATATCAAAATGATGTTTCTATGTTAATTTTATTAGATGAAAATGAAAAAATAACTGGTATGGTTACTTTTACTGATGTTTTACGTAGATTAGTAAGTTTTACTAATTAATTTTAATTTTTTTTTATAAGTTATTTTTTTGGAGATTTTTTTTTATGAAAGTTAAACATATAGAAATTACAAATAACATGACAATTTCAGATTTTATGGAACAATTAGATGAATCAGGAGTTTTGGGTGCTGGAAGAATTTCTCATGCAACAAAACTGTTAGCGGATTCTATAAAAGATGAAGATACAAAAATATTTTTAAGCTTAGCTGGGCCAATGATTCCAGGAGGTTTAAGAAAAGTAGTACGTGATCTGGTAGATATGGGTTATGTTGATTTGATAATTTCTAGTGGAGCAAATTTAACCCATGATTTAGTAGAATCATTTGGTGGAAGACATTATATTAGTACTGGGGAAGATGATGAAGTACTTCAAGATAATGGGATGGGCCGTATAGCTGATATTTATACTAAGTCTGAGGATTTTGAAGTTTTTGAAGAGGAAATACATAAAATTTTTGCTAAGATTAATGAAAAGTATGATACTATTTCTATTCAAAAGTTTATCTATGAAATTGGGCTATTGGTTGATGATGATAATTCTTTCATTGCAACTGCTGCAAAAAATAATGTGCCTATTTTTGCTCCGGGTTTAATTGATTGTATGATTGGATTACAATTATGGATTTATTGTCAAGATAATGATTTTACTATAAGTGCAGTTGGGGATATGGCTTATTTGTCTGATTTTGTATATGGCTGTAAAAAAGTAACAGCATGCATGCTTGGTGGAGGATTACCTAAACATTACGCTCTGGCTTCTAACATACTTACGGGTGGAATAGATGCCGGTATTCAAATTACATTGGATAGAAGTGAGGGTGGTAGTTTAAGTGGAGCACCATTAGAAGAAGCTAAATCTTGGGCTAAAGCTAAAAAAGGTTCTAATCTTGTTACAGTGGTGGGTGATGCAACAGTATTGTTCCCCTTAATTGTTGCAAGCGCGTTAGATAAAATAAATGGGTGATAGCTATTGATAATTAATGCTATTCTTTTTGCTTTATCAGGATATTTTATGAAAACATCTGATGATTTGATGGATGAAAAGGATAATTTAATATTGGCAGTAATTTCTGGTATTCTGTGTGTTATATGTACTGTTTATTTATCTGTTAATTGTGTGGATGCTGCTTGTATATTCTTAAGTATTCTTATAGGTACTGCTTTGGCTAATAAGGTTGATAGTTTAAATCATATTATTTCAGCAGTTCTTTTCATATTAATTCTGATTTTAATTGGATTTCCTCATTTAAGTTGGCCTTGTTTGTTTGTTTGTATTCTTGCAATGTATTTCGATGAAAAAGCTAATGATTTTGTTGATGAAAAAGAAGAAAAAGGTTTTAATTTAACTTTTGTTCATAAATTACTTAAATATAGGTATGTTGCTAAAATAACCGTACTTATATTATCAGTATTGGGTTTAATTCATGTTTTTTATCCTAATTTATTCTTTGGAATTGAATTATACTTTGAACCTGTGACAATAATATATTTCTATTTATTTGATTTGGGTTATGAATTTTCAAATAAGTTAAATAATTGTTTGAATAATGTTTTTTAGAGTTTCTTGTGGAGAATCTGAATTATAAATGCTTCGGCCAATAATGGCTGCATCAGCATATTGTAAAGTTTCTTTTGCTTCTCCTCCTTGAACACCTACTCCTGGTGAAATAATGAATGAATCTTTTCCAACTATTTTTCTTATTTTTTCTAATCGGTCTAATTTTGTTGCAGGAGCAACATAATTTCTGATTCCTAGTTCTACTCCCATTTGGGCTATTTCTAATGAGACTGGTTTTAAGAATCTTTCAGCTCCTGGATGTGACATTTCTGTTAATAAGAATATTTCTTTACCTAATTTTTCTGCAGCATTTTTACATGCAATCACACTATCTTCTCCTGTGAAACCATGTACTATGATAGAATCGGCCCCATAATTTATAGTATTTCTTACTATCTTTTCGTTTGTTGCGTCAATATCTGCTACTTTAAAATCTGCTATTATTTTCACATCAAAGTTTTCTTTTATTGTTGTTATTATTTGTGGTCCTAAAGCTAGTGTAATTGGATATCCTATTTTTATGGTATCTAAATATTTTGTAGTGTTTTCTAGTATTGAAAATGCTTTTTTTTCTTCTTCTACATCAAGTGCTAGGATAATTTTATTTTTTACTATCATATTTACACCTTTATTTTTACAATCTAATATTATTTTATTTCTTTATGGGCTAGTATTTTTTTATAATTTT
It encodes:
- the wecB gene encoding non-hydrolyzing UDP-N-acetylglucosamine 2-epimerase, with the protein product MKIGVVLGTRPEIIKMSSIIDEISNRNHECVIIHTGQHYDIEMSKQFFSDLNLPLPKYNIGIGSNTAIQQVSKIIVKLEEILVNEKIDIVLVQGDTNAVLAGALAANKLKIPVGHVEAGLRSFDKDMPEETNRILADNCSTLFFVPTVETAINLQNEGINHNSIHVTGNSIVDACQRNLDIALEKSDVANYIKFENYIALTLHRAENVDNPERLRNIINCLIKLEHDIVFPLHPHTRKSLETNGLYDQIANSKHIQITKPLGYLDFLYLLSNSRMILTDSGGVQEEAITLNIPCVTLRYNTERPETISAGGNILAGTDEKEIKTNIEKILNNENVYETMVKAVNPYGSGNTSKIILDIIEDSFNNNSLKIRQSEEIMDFKGYYLKVIDEEMTVKEFEEKYENHIIEQIFYENTPELIEDTSDLKDKIIIVKKFEQLK
- the truA gene encoding tRNA pseudouridine(38-40) synthase TruA; this translates as MRRVALKIAYIGTNFHGYQRQPDYRTVEGELLKAFFEAGVITDTWKAHYSVAGRTDKGVHSTGNVISFITDEEIRLNYLNGLLPKDVKIIGEAKVPYGFKVRFPLSRTYTYVQPLTPFEENKLDIDQMKEAMQYFIGEHNFRNFSKRNEKNPNRKIFDMQLFVEDNLLIFKVIGESFLWNMVRKMVTSLMWIGQGKLDLNDFKRLFEPIDLRERIRLQPSPANGLILSDMDYKNIKFKDCEYSKNKLITELQKQYIYHNQEKLTNLKMMKLLSKI
- a CDS encoding nucleotide sugar dehydrogenase — its product is MNFDTIKVGIFGLGHIGLPTAAILADNNIKVLGADVNKNIVDNLNLGKCTFDEPGLEDLVKKVVKNGFLSATDDLEYAARASDILIVIVPTPVYEDKKADLSYVVSACESIKKGLKKGKLVIIESTVPPETGINVVKPLLEESGLKCGEDFYLAYSPERALPNNTIYEMTHNVRIVGGFNDKSADLTAKLYSNITQGDIIKVKNITSAEMVKLMENTYRDVNIALSNELALICEKIDVNINEVIEAANYHPRVNIHTPGPGVGGHCIPVDPYFLIEVAEKYGGSAQLISDSRMINNGMPKHVLELILNNENINSQSTIGILGIAYKGNVEDIRETPSVDLIGLLLDEGFDVFVNDPFVKDEIIESFNVKSVDCEEVLSCDCVVLMTDHDMYKEITPDMIKNKLFISTRPILDSDIFRNAGIKFEAIGDIDY
- a CDS encoding adenylyltransferase/cytidyltransferase family protein codes for the protein MASGTFDILHPGHVFYLEEAKKLGGTKAELFVIIATDKTVEKHKRIPIMPQDQRAELISKLEIVDKVFIGNEGNPFKIVQEIQPDIIAIGPDQKFSPIKLQKQLEDIGLRIKVVKIEDYKKFELDSTCKIIKKIKQTHFDEKVFEDCD
- the hisA gene encoding 1-(5-phosphoribosyl)-5-[(5-phosphoribosylamino)methylideneamino]imidazole-4-carboxamide isomerase, whose product is MIIIPAVDLKNGKCVQLVQGEPGTEQVIIDNPDEVAMHWINKGAKRLHIVDLDGALGSGENLEIVKKIIQKSEVPIQMGGGIRTIEDAKKLLESGINTVIIGTMAIKNPEYITQLSEEYGSERICVSLDSKDNKVVTHGWTEYTDKSPVDYAKIFEEKGAGSILFTNVDVEGLLGGVDLKPVKELLSNINIPIIYSGGITSLNDLKILSELGTDYVVIGSALYKGLINFEDTLKFQK
- the cofH gene encoding 5-amino-6-(D-ribitylamino)uracil--L-tyrosine 4-hydroxyphenyl transferase CofH, giving the protein MLEKIYYKTLDNEITPQIALDLVHSENQFELFDTADRLRKTIVGEKVTYVVNKAIDITDHCIIGCKFCSFRNHENYMMTNEEISDSILQAKSVGATEICLFGGITKDMDINYYCDLIKNIKDNYDICLHALSPAEVFQTAKNSDITTYEALKLLKDAGMDTMTGASAEILVDSIRQQICPNKLTTNEWAQVVKEAHQLGIPTTSTIMYGSIESWEDRINHMFLLKEIQEETKGFTEFVPMTFLGENNELGKISNGATGIEDLKVHAISRIIFGNVIPNIQVSWVKLGLRMTQVALNCGANDIGGTMIEDKISTAAGGGYGGYLSVEKIHQLINDIGRIPQERTTKYEFL
- a CDS encoding ATP-grasp domain-containing protein; the encoded protein is MKLLVFEYSSVCLDDNLVFEGFHMLRGLLNDLEHVSFFDTYFLIDEKLDVFSYENCKSICLDCELFEWLDTYINQFDYCLFVAPEDNLIQYRLTSLLEEKNIKILCPDSRASFVCSSKYLTYNNIPDDILKINTLKMKRDSVDLNKIEEDFKYNFIIKPDDRTSSDLIYHITNKDEFESVLNVYSDNNINTILIQEYLSGESVSVSVVCYEDDVNCISVNSQMIKSENNCLEYIGCTSPIEHDYKTELYDISKRIIKEVPGLKGFVGIDYIIHDKKIYFVEINSRITTPFIILQEKCNENLTENIIKTIHNKKTEKITFNGKGKFIKTNNISK
- the atwA gene encoding methyl coenzyme M reductase system, component A2, whose protein sequence is MSFIEVKNVTKNFDNTPVLKNINLEINEGEVLGVLGRSGSGKSVLLNMLRGIPEYQPDEGEIFYNISICPECEHVDVPSKANTPCSCGGRLKEQKINLWKSTRSEFAAIKRRISIMLQRTFALYEEETVIENIMKSFEDQRDPDNINKAIELLKMTRMEHRTTHIARDLSGGEKQRIVLARQLAKNPMLFLADEPTGTLDPKTATLLHNALLSGVKDKNITMIINSHWPEVIEDLSDRVIWLENGEIKEEGNPSEIVAEFVEEIPLPPKHEAVAIGDPLIKMTDLKKYYFSVSRGVVKSVDGVTLTINEGEIASIVGLSGAGKTTLSKVIAGLVEPSDREIEVRLGEEWIDISQKGPQHRGRVTPHIGLLHQDFSLYPYKTILGNLTDAISLDLPSEFAKMKSLHVLTAVGFKEEEAASLLEKYPDQMSGGERHRVAIAQVLIKEPNIVILDEPTGTMDPITRRHVTESILNAREELDQTFIIISHDMDFVLECCDTAALMRDGKLLDHGKPEDIVDKLTSQEKTKMLNKQL